TATCTTCTGGTATTTGAACCGGAGGATTCTCAAGAACAGACAAAGAGGAATTCCAAATGAGACGGTGGCACTATGATCAGCAACACGAAACTGATCTTTGCTTCTGGATCCGAAAAAATTGATCAGCTTATAGACAGAACCTGCTATCAGCTCATATCTCTCAACTCGACTGGCTGGAATAAAACCTTGAATAGCAGTTCCctgtatatatcatttaaaaacaTAGATTAATAGAAATATCATCCCAATCGAGCAATACCAAATCAGAGAGTAAAAGTAGACAAACCACTTCGTCGATTAGGAGCATCTCTCGTCCAATGAGGGTCTTCGTGTTTGGGTTGCGAGCATCCCAGAAATGAATCATACGGAACATCAAATCAGCTTCGCGTGGGCCGAGAGAAacctctctgaagaacatcactTGCTCGCTAGGCAGGGAGGAGAGATCGGTAGCAGCGTTTGGTTCCATCGGATTGGCAGATGAAGCAACAGCCTTTCCGTTACGTTTCACCATGATCGCAGACGAAGCAGTGGACTTTCCGGTTGATTTCGCAGTCACAAAGGAGGCGACAGTCTTCTTGCTGGTGTTGTGGTCGCTGGAACCTGGGGATTTGCCGCTGAGTTCCATCGGAGTGAGATTTGAGAGAATATTCTTAGTTGTGATGGAAGAATTTGGTAAGAGGAGAAGAgggttataaataaaaaatggagaGGTAAGCGAAAGGAATTCATCGGATCAGTTCAAGCGAAGACTTGATTACAGCAGTTATTGTGAGGATATAAGTGATGAAGTTAATCGTCGAAACCGATTTGCTGAGAAGAATAATGGAAGATGGGGAAGtcgaaagagaagagaagagcaaAATTAGGGTTACGTCAACGACTGGTCGTCTCTCAACAATCACGTGAAAGTAAAGAGCAAATGGGTCCAACCAATATTCGCACAGAACAAACGGGCCAAAACGTCGAAATCCCAAACCAATATGAAAGTAACCTGACGTGGACAAACGCTGCTCCATGAGTGGCTAATTTTCCAGTCTGACGTGGACCACCTAAGGAGGCTTAGTATTTgccttttagtatagttttgattatttcttaaaagttatatctatctatctatcaaattttttttttcgaatgaaCAACAAAAATTATATCTATAAAAGGTGAAAATTCCCAAGAAAATAGCTGAACTAATTTACATttgctaaaaatatatttaaactattttggTTCATTTTTTAAAGATTGACATCATCAGTTTGGCGATTTAAACCTTTCGATTTTTCAGAAATCCCCAATACATTATTTACCAAGTGATTTTGACACATGTAATCACCACATTAATTTTGAAAGCAAAATGATGACATGACATACTAATAAAGATGACATGGTTTGGACTAATTGTGACatgaatatttacatttaatgttgttttataatttttgtaagtttttagAATAAGGTAATAacttataaattaacattaatgtaaaaataaatattaaagttagaaatatagtaatatataataattttcgaaaatattatttaattttatttaaataattttataatttttattactaaaacaaatcttaaaaaatttatgtattttcaaaaaaaaaaatcatattatgattatttgtttttaatatttacaaattttagatttattatttaattttttgttttgttaattatacataACAAAACTTTCCctttattttattgaattttaaatagatgtttagagaaatatttttacatagaattaaaatattgttatatatatatatatatatatattattaaatataaatgtaaagaaaaacatttattttatcttaatttttacatagaattaaaatattgtacgcaaataataaaaccaaaagattaacaaaaattgatttatgaatataattttaaaacttcattTCTGCACATGGTGCAGTAAAACACCTAGTATAAGTATTAATTggctataaaattaaaataagttatataataaatagaaagtCAAAatagtttatgtatttttgagaagatgaaaattaatttaaatattttttggtaatttcaaaaccaagaaaaaaacatgaaaattaagAGATTATGTTCTTCGATCCGATTTGGTTATATTTTCAGGGTTTTAGGTAGTTTAGGttttttaaaactcttatcGAAATTAACTGACTGAAAATGTGATTCAGTTTTTGGTTCTGGATAATAAATTATTGACCAAAGTTAACtgatttttggtattttggttaaattattgttaaattttattagttCAGTTCTTCCGCTCAGATAGTGTATGTTTTGTAACATTTTGGTATACCTTGATAAAATTTAGTATCCATTATtagaaaactatatttttttaatgctgaGTTTTATTGAAGAACAAAATGTTTGTTGGATCCACGATCAAGATCAACATCATACAAAAACACATAGTATTAAAGatagagtaaaaataaaaaatgctagTAGACACCATAAAAGCTTCAAAATAAGTTTCAgctataaataaaagataagttCAACATTACATGATGTCATCAGGATGCTACTGCACTTGTAGCAGTGTTACTATTCAGTGAGCATGATCAGAGCTCCATGCCTTAATTTTAAGGAGCAAAGTATTGACTGCAGTGTGAATCGAAGAGGAGAACAAAATCTCTCTTGTTAGGACGATTTCCCAAAAACTTAGAGAGACTCACAACACCAAAGCTACAAGAGGACAATGCAAGTGGCACAAAGAAGTGAAACAATCCATGTACACCAATAGGGACTATGGGAATGCATCAACAACCAACCAAATCATTGTAAGCCATATAACATGTGTCCAATAAGCTTTAAAGAGAGATCAATCTTAAGCAGTAACATAACATAGATTTCAAATGAAGCAACAACATCATAGAGAAGAAGAACGAAAAGAAACAAGATAAATAGAGAAGTCATACCATCGACCTTCCAATCCGGCACAGCTCGTTggtttttggtcaaacacaaagAAGAATTATATGAAGAACATCAAAACTTACACCAACACATAAACTCCATCACCGTTGAAATAACTATCAGATTTGACTTGAAATCAAATACACGAAGATACTTAAAGGACCGACACCAAACTTTGAAAGCTATCATCCATCGGTCATTCAGTGAGAGAAGAGATGAGAGAGAAAAAGAACTTGAAGGCTAGAGTCTGAGAGAGATaactgagaaaaaaataataataagaagacTTCTGAATTGATTCTTCCATTAACTGGCCAAATGAAAACCACAATCACGCATTAGTTGACGAACAAATTGTATACATGTGTTATCATTCGACATTTAAAAAtcgaaaactaaatatatataaactgatTAATTTGCTAATgagtaacatttttttttttcatttgatttgTCTGTTCATACTTCATCTCACAAACTTCcaacaaaacaatttttgtgCCATCGAAATAGATTGCAGCGAGGTCCTCGAATATCTCCATGCTCTGTGAAACCTCACCCCTAGTTTGTCATCGGTCGAATCACAGTCGCCGTTATGCTTtcatttgaaattttcaaaaaaatactaCCGTTGGAAAAATAGTACCAACGAatcttaaattcaaaaaaaagtaattaaaaaaaatgataagaatATAGAAACGGCAGTTTTATAGAAGAAACGGCAGGCTTTTTCTTCAAATTTCCATAactgttttaaaatatctaaataatccTCGAAACACATTTCAGTTTTACTTCATATAGGATCATAGATTGCTTCTTTGCCGCCAATTAGTCGTCTTAGGGTTTCCCTTTCCACAAACTCTTAAGAAGCGGCAAATAAAAAAGTTGGATGAGAAACTCGAAGCTAGAAAAATGCGCAATGTTCGTGTCTCTCAGCAAGAAGAGATCGATTCAGATACTCATGGCGGTTGGTTTACTGTACATGCTTCTGGTCACGCTCGAAATCCCCCTCGTCTACAGATCCGGATTCAACACTCTATCACACGATCCGTTAACCCGGCCCGATCATCTCGGTAGCGAGCTGGATCTGCAAGAGAGACGAGGAGCTCCAGGGCGTCCTTTTAAGAGCTTGATTTATCATGAAACGGAATCAGTGGCCCCTGCTCGAGCTGAACGGAGAAGAATATCACAAGAGATCTTTATATCCGGGTTGAAATTTGACCCGGATCCGAGTAGCAGAGACGAGTCCTTGGAGCTCCATGAATCCGCCAAAGTAGCTTGGGAAGTTGGTAGAAAGCTATGGGAAGAGCTGGAATCTGGAAAAGCCCTTAAAGCCTTAAAGGAAGAGAAGCTTGGCTCCAGCTCCAGTTCCAGTTCCAGTTCCAGCTCATGCCTGGTCTCCGTTTCCTTATCCGGGTCGGATCTTTTGACACGTGGGAAGGTCATAGAGCTTCCTTGTGGGTTAACACTCGGATCACACATCACGCTGGTGGGGAAGCCACGCGCTGCACACTCTGAGATGGACCCGGAGATATCAATGGGGAATGAAGCTGTGAAGGTTTCGCAGTTTATTATGGAGCTCCAAGGGTTGAAGGCAGTGGAAGGAGAAGATCCGCCTAAGATTCTTCATTTCAATCCAAGGCTTATGGGTGATTGGAGTGGTAAGCCTGTGATTGAGCAGAACACTTGTTACAGGATGCAATGGAGCTCGGCGCAACGATGTGAGGGCTGGAGATcgagtgatgatgatgaatcaggTTAGTGTTTTCTTGCTTTGCTTGATTGGGTTATAGAGAAACGGAGTCCAAAGATTGAGTTTTGTTTCTCCACAGTTGATGGTCAGCTTAAGTGTGAGAAGTGGGTTCAAGAAAATGGTACTTCTTATTCTAATGAAGAGACTAACAAGGCAACATGGTGGCTGAGTCGGTTTATTCCCAGGAGCAAGAAAGTAGCTGTAGAATGGCCATTTCCATTCACTGAGGAGAAGCTCTTCGTGCTTACGCTAAGTGCTGGGTTGGAAGGTTACCATGTTAGTGTCGATGGGAAACATGTCACATCTTTCCCTTTCCGAACTGTAAGTGATGCTTTCTTCAAATGCTCTTTGGAGTAGTAGTAGTGCTGATAGTTGAAATTGTGTTTGGTTTTTGATCATATGAAGGGGTTTACGCTTGAGGATGCTACTGGTCTAACTGTTACTGGAGACATAGATGTTCAAGCTGTTTTCGCTGGCTCTCTCCCAACCTCGCACCCTAGTTTTGCCCCTCAGAGGCATCTTGATCTCTCAAGAAAGTGGCAGGCCCCATCAGTTTCTGGTGAAGAAGTTGAGTTATTCATCGGCATCCTCTCTGCAGGTAATCATTTTGCTGAGCGGATGGCTGTGAGGAAGTCTTGGATGCAACATAAACTTATCACATCTTCCAAAGTGGTGGCTCGGTTCTTTGTGGCATTGGTAAGTTCAGGGTTTCATGAGGCTAGCTGTTTATTTCTTCTAGGTTATGTTTTGATTGATGCTCTAACTTTTGGTATTATACATAGCACTCAAGGAAGTCAATCAATGTGGAGCTAAAGAAGGAAGCTGAGTTCTTTGGGGACATAATTGTAGTGCCTTATTTGGACAGCTATGATCTAGTTGTCCTGAAAACTGTTGCAATTTGCGAGTATGGGGTGAGTTTCTACCCAACTAATATGATTCCCACCTCTACaatgattcatcatggtttgaaaactcttgttttgttttggtttgcaGGCTCATCAGTTAGCTGCCAAATACATAATGAAGTGTGACGATGACACATTTGTCCGAGTAGATGCAGTTCTTAGGGAAGCAAAGAAAACACCCACAGATCGAAGCTTGTACATTGGCAACATCAACTATTATCACAAGCCTCTTCGCCAGGGGAAGTGGGCTGTTACATATGAGGtaataaacaacacaaaaaaaggaaaaacaaagatAAAGTTCTGTACTATTAGAAAAACATTCTTACACAATTTATTCAAATGGTTCTCCAGGAATGGCCAGAGGAAGACTATCCACCTTATGCCAATGGACCTGGCTACATATTATCAACAGATATCGCTCGTTTCATCGTTAAAGAGTTTGAGCAACACAAACTAAGGGTAATAGACCATTTTCATTTTGGAAAAGAGTATCAGAGACGAGAAGAATCTAGAGCAAATGTATGTGATGTGTGATTCAACATCACTTTGTTTATGTTATAGTTATTCAAAATGGAAGACGTGAGCGTGGGAATGTGGGTGGAACAGTTCAACAACAGCTTGAAACCTGTGGATTATGAGCACAGCATTAGCTTCTGCCAGTTTGGTTGCATAGAGAATTACTTAACGGCTCATTACCAATCGCCAAGACAGATGATCTGCTTGTGGGGCAAATTGGTCTTGACGGGCAAACCTCATTGCTGCAACTTGAGATGACCCAACTGTGTAAGTTGAGAACATCAATGAGCCTTTGATGTATGTATGTAAGTCTTTGCCTTAGAACAAATCAATGGATCCGTTGTTGAATCATtcattcactttttttttgggggTCAAAATTGAATCATTCATTCGCATTCATTCTTTTTGATGATTAACCTCCTGAAACCGAAATTCAAATCGAATATTCGTATATGCAAATGTTTTAGCTTTTACAAGAATATCTTTGGAGATGTAAACTCTTGAGGGTTGTTGGTAAACTGAATACTACAATGCTATCCAAACAGCAGCTGAAGAAAAACAATCTATACTTCTTCTGTAGAAGCTGCAATCTTTCTAATTATCTAGTGACTGTTAAAAAGAAtccaaattttaaacaacaaatataaataatgaaaatgaaaagacaTAATAAGAAGCAATGATAAATAGagattcaaaatttatttaaaaaatagagagATTCAACGCTTAACAACACGTTgcttaacaaaaacaaacataGACAAGCAAAAATTTGAATTAAAGGATTCAGTCTCCATGATCAATCAATTCACACTCGTGAGACTAAAGCAAGTTGCCGCCCTCCTCAACTCCTCCTCCCCTATTTCATCTATAGGTTCCTTCAAAGATTCACCAGAGCTGCAACAACCAAAAAAGTCAGACATGTTTTCAGATACTTTTTTTAGCTCAGGTACTAcgtacaaagaaaagaaaaaaatgcatACCTTGAAGCGTACACTTCTTTCGTTTCCGTGAAAGATTGACTCTCATCGATGATTTCTAGGAATTGATGGATTTCATCGTAGTTCTGATCATCAACTTCTTCCTCTTGTTGATTCGATGCCATCTGAAGATTAACAAGTTGAGACTGTATCGCCATCACACTGTTGTTGTTCTTCGTCTCGCTACAATGCTCGTTTTGATTGATGAATCCATAGTTATGATGATTGTAAGGAAATTGATTCTGACCCCAAGCCAAAGAAGTATTATGATTGTTGAGAACTTCCTTACATGAATCTGGAATGGGATTGTAGTCATGGTTATTAACCTGATCACTACAATAAGACATATGAGGTTGTTGCTGCTGAGTTTCAGAAACCGGACTGAAAAATGGTATTGTATTATTGCCTTGGTTATTATTGTTAACAGGAAGTCCCATTCCCAAATCTAACTGGGATGTGAGATCTTCTTGCTTTTCACCAATCTCGTGTATCATCATATTATGAGGGTTAGGATGATTTTGACCACTACGATAGAGCTGTAATTGGGAATTGACGGCTTTGAGCTCTTCTTCGGCGACCCATATCATGTATTGGAGTTGTTGTGTGATTCCAAGGCAACCATGGACAGGATTACGATCACGAACATAAGACTGAAAGATAATTGATTTCATAGCTTCTGGTCTCTGAACTTCGTCTAGGTTCTCGAGTATTTTAACAATGCTTCTAACGCCGAATAGCCTATGAACGTTTTGGAAGAGCTTTGGTTGTTCGGCTGGGAAGTACGGCGCGAGTGGGCAGTCCGCGGCGCAGCGTCTGCGTTGGTACTTGCACGCAGCACAAGCACCACTCGTGCCTCCTTTCAATGTCATGTAAACGATGAGAGAGATCAAGAGAAGATCCAAAAATCTCTCTAATGACCCTATGGGATTGTGGATGGTTTTTATTTGGCTCATTCGATGGGGGAAAATCAAAAAGTAGACTgggaattaaaaaaagaaaaacagagagtGAGGATTTTTAATGAGATGTACGTGTTTGTGTTAACGTTTTTGGGTAGATGAGAAAGGTAGAAGGTGAAGGAGTGGAGTATATAAGCGGATTTTGCTGAGTGGGGAGAAGACCAAGCAAACAAAAGATAGTACGTgctattaagttttaaaaagaaaatgtaaaaaaaaaaatccggaTCCTTCGGGACAGTTATcatttatgatttcattttttagtttgttttttcttttctaagaaTAGAGTTACTTGAAGAATAGTTGTTTTATAATCTTTGTACTTAAAATAGAGTTATATACCAATGAAATCTTATTTGTTTCGATACTAGAGAGAGACAGATTTTacaattttgaattttggattAGATTTGTATTAACTGAATTTAATAATTTGTCCCCCATGAAAAAAATGGATATGAGATTTTAAATTGGATTATGTCTTATCTAATCATATTTAGTTGAACAAAATAAAGCCAAATTTTTATTCAACATTGATTTTATTAGAATATTCttttaagttatatatatactttgttATTAAAATGTTGTGTTAAATTATTTgagttattattataaaatcatatatagtaaaaaaaacatgtttctaATTCAGAAGTTGGGAATCAGTTTTGGAAAGTACATGTCCAACCTTCATTTTCGAGAATGTGAATTTTTATTGGAGTTAAATCAAAGTTCTTAACTAAACCTAAAGACTTGCAATGCAAGCAACCGCAGGATATCTCTCTTACTTGCCTTATTTCACAAGGAACAACAAAAGAATTTTGGTTTATCTTTGAACCTCCCGATAGGACGATCATTAATTTTGTCtatgtgttttctttttgttttccttttctgCTGATTATTTTTGTCATGGTCTGAACTTTTTAACACATTGAATATGAACATATTAAACAGTCTTCTGTACGTGAATCAATTTAGATGCTTGACAAAATTAAGATACAAATGAAGTTGACAGGTTTGAATCATATTAGATGctagacaaagaaaaaaagcaaATGAAAAGTTGATCTTTTTGGGAACTTATTGTGAACCAACAGATTTAAGGAGCCAGAGTGGACGTCAAGGATCCTCCTACAGGAGTTGAAGCGACGATCTTACTCTCGGGGAACCGAACCGATAGGCATGTTCTTTTTACGGTCGACGCAGCGGTGAATGACCAAAATTATAACTAACTTCTTGCCCAAATATGTGGAGAACACCGCTGGCAGCCGTACTTTCCACCATTAAAATCAGACGCTCTCGTTTAGCTATCACTGTTTTACACAGCGTCACGGAAAATACCAGCGGCCCTTGTAAAATGTAATCGCAGCGGCAGCTCGTTTGTTCTCCACTATTTATTTTCCCGATTTTGATGCGTAAATTTTGAGACGCTGAACGCTGCGACAGCGACCGTAAAAATAACAGGCCTGATGTCAATCTCCCAACAACAGCAAAGGATGAAATCTCCTGCTGTTGTTGAGTTTTGCAGCTAGTTCTGTTTATGGAGATCAGTTGGAAACTAGCTGTTATGAGAATGTACTGCAGTTTTTGGGATCTCATCTGCTTCAAGCTCTATGTATGTAGAAGACGATGCTGGTTCCGAGGACAAACCTATGAAACAATGGAATGAGATTCTCCTCTTTGATGGGcccataattttaatttttataagatatgtagtaaaataattttaatttttataagatatgtagtaaaaatttctatatatttaataaaaataaaataatagaacatatcaaaaataatttttatataaactatttaaacTAATGCAAAATATCAACACAAACTGTTTCAGTTAGTTACTTATATATATCTTTTCAAAAACTTATAATTATtacaacaaatatttattaaaaaattaatattttctaaaccttGTAAACTCGGAATTATCCTAGAATAAAAGTACAACATTACGCATTGTTAATCAGCCttttgcaaaaagaaaaaaaacatattatgtaTTTTGCAAATGTACAACATTTATTCTCTTTTGGTTTTACAAGAAACTGCTTCAACGAAGTGGTCAGATCAACGCTACATTTCCAGTCCATCCAAGTATCTAAAAGAATATGAATAAGAACTTATTTAACTCTCAGACACACACATATCCAAAGTAAGATCATATTATATAGAATATAAAAATTCTATTGAGATGAAAAAGGGCTAGTCTATGCAAAGATGTACTTGCCTCTCAAGCTTAGTCCCTTGCAGATAACACCTTTTTTATTGGACGAGACTCTATGCAATCTTTATCCTAACTTcctacttctattttaatactaGTTAGAGACAGATCTGATCTAAAGAAACCAAAACAAGGAAGAGTGCATAGATTTATATGAATCGAATCCTCAATGTGACAATGACTTAACCAAGAAAACTACCTTTGGATTCCGTAACAACTCTTGCAATGAAAATACTTTAGCTTAATTATAAGACaaaatcttcttctccatcctcTTTCAACCACTGATGAGTATATCACATTTTTCCTCTCGCTCTGATTGTAAAAAAGTACTTACTTCCTTTTTAGTATGTACTTGGGAGATCTTCTAAACCGTAGCACCAAATCTCCACTTACTCTATTTTTTGGCttccctttttctttttggttaacGTTGCTTCTCGTAGAGAAGAAGCTGTGGCTGCAAGTGTCCTTTCTTGCACATAGAAAGTACATCACTCCAGCTACCGATCACCTGAAGATATGTTAACACATCAAACGGGTGATAAACGTGGAATCCTGTATATGCCTTCAAAGTCAAGTGTATTTTCAAAACTCTTATTACCTTCACAGTTTTGTCATCGTACATGATCCACCGATCGTGTTCATGACTATATGCAAAGCAATGATAATGCTGTCCATAATAGCAAACCTGGAGTTTGAGAAAGCGCAGAACAACAACGTTAAGATCATAGAAAGCCAGAAGAAAAACATATAGTAAACACGTACCACGGAAGCTAAGCTATATATGCTCTTAGGGTCAAGACCACGGTACATGATGCTGATGTCTATTTCGGTATTCAAGGCTGCAAGAGTAGCTGCTATGTCTTCTACACTCTCGCATGTGTTTTGCCACCCTAAAACTGCCAACCCCCAAAAATGTTTGGACACAAATATCAGTGATCTGAAAAGGCTAACATTCAACAGAATCCCTAGGAAAAGAATTACCTGCAGTAAAAACATGTGGTGGGGTGTTAAGAAAATGGCGGATATGGTTGGGTTTCCCACACCCACCAGTTTCAGGATCACAGGCTAGTTGGTGGTTCATCTCGACAAGATTTAGGAGTTCATCAAATGCAGTCTCGGGGCAGGTAACCTATTGGACATAATGTGAGCAAACCAACAGTGAATTATGAAACCAATGAACACTTGCATGATTAGTATCTCTTTTCACCTTCATGTTCCGTAGGGCACTAGCGTTGATGTTATGGAAAAAGGAAGTGTACTTCATATGCCTCGACTCCAGCTCACAGCTGTTGCAATTCAGTTGCTCAAAGATATTCATTCCAAACAGAGTGTGGGCAATACATGTGCGGTTGGCACAGTCCCATGAACCTGTATAGTTGCTCTCTGAAGAATCTGTGTCAGACACGCTTGAGCTCTGAGCAAATGAACGATGTAGGCAGTCGAAAATCACAGCCAATACTTCTGAAGCATCGTTCATCTGAGCCTGTCCACCATATGACGCCCAACTTTAGGCTTCTTGATGCAACGAAAATACTCTGTATTAGGATAAATATTTGAAACCAGAACAAGTTTATTACCTCTTGGAAGAAACTGCTATCTGGATACAAGTTGCTCAACGCAATCCTGAGTGTTGAAGGAGTTACAGGTTCTTTTCGTATTTCCCTCGAAGCAGCGCTTAAAGCAGTAAGAACTTCATACAATGAGCAGACGACACAAGGATCTCCAACGTGATGGTGATCTAACATTGAACTACGCAAGAACTCAGCCCGAAACACCCCCAGATTCCATAGAGACTGAGatcaaaataaaacaacattaaaagtataaatctttcaAGCTGTATACTGTAGACATTGATACCAGAAAAATCAAAACAGTTTTTGAGAATGGATGTTACCTGTATGATAACATTCAAAAAGCAATTGTATTCCCCAACTTCATTCTGAAGACCTGTGCCAAATATGCCAACTTCGGTAGAGGTCGGAGACTCCTTTGTGGAATCAGAAATTTTATGACTGTTTACTTCCAGAGGTGTCCTCAAACATGACGTCATATTTCTACCTCCTTGGTACGTATCTGGgttgaaaaa
The window above is part of the Brassica napus cultivar Da-Ae chromosome C3, Da-Ae, whole genome shotgun sequence genome. Proteins encoded here:
- the LOC106452476 gene encoding hydroxyproline O-galactosyltransferase GALT6 → MRNSKLEKCAMFVSLSKKRSIQILMAVGLLYMLLVTLEIPLVYRSGFNTLSHDPLTRPDHLGSELDLQERRGAPGRPFKSLIYHETESVAPARAERRRISQEIFISGLKFDPDPSSRDESLELHESAKVAWEVGRKLWEELESGKALKALKEEKLGSSSSSSSSSSSCLVSVSLSGSDLLTRGKVIELPCGLTLGSHITLVGKPRAAHSEMDPEISMGNEAVKVSQFIMELQGLKAVEGEDPPKILHFNPRLMGDWSGKPVIEQNTCYRMQWSSAQRCEGWRSSDDDESVDGQLKCEKWVQENGTSYSNEETNKATWWLSRFIPRSKKVAVEWPFPFTEEKLFVLTLSAGLEGYHVSVDGKHVTSFPFRTGFTLEDATGLTVTGDIDVQAVFAGSLPTSHPSFAPQRHLDLSRKWQAPSVSGEEVELFIGILSAGNHFAERMAVRKSWMQHKLITSSKVVARFFVALHSRKSINVELKKEAEFFGDIIVVPYLDSYDLVVLKTVAICEYGAHQLAAKYIMKCDDDTFVRVDAVLREAKKTPTDRSLYIGNINYYHKPLRQGKWAVTYEEWPEEDYPPYANGPGYILSTDIARFIVKEFEQHKLRLFKMEDVSVGMWVEQFNNSLKPVDYEHSISFCQFGCIENYLTAHYQSPRQMICLWGKLVLTGKPHCCNLR
- the LOC106345494 gene encoding LOB domain-containing protein 27, with product MSQIKTIHNPIGSLERFLDLLLISLIVYMTLKGGTSGACAACKYQRRRCAADCPLAPYFPAEQPKLFQNVHRLFGVRSIVKILENLDEVQRPEAMKSIIFQSYVRDRNPVHGCLGITQQLQYMIWVAEEELKAVNSQLQLYRSGQNHPNPHNMMIHEIGEKQEDLTSQLDLGMGLPVNNNNQGNNTIPFFSPVSETQQQQPHMSYCSDQVNNHDYNPIPDSCKEVLNNHNTSLAWGQNQFPYNHHNYGFINQNEHCSETKNNNSVMAIQSQLVNLQMASNQQEEEVDDQNYDEIHQFLEIIDESQSFTETKEVYASSSGESLKEPIDEIGEEELRRAATCFSLTSVN